The uncultured Methanoregula sp. genomic sequence GGCAGGGCAATCCAATGCATAAGGAAGATCCCATGAATATCCAGTTTAAAAAAGGCGTACTTGAGATCTGCGTTCTCTCTGTTCTGGCTCACAAGGACTGCTATGGTTACGAACTGGTTGGTGAGATCTCAAAGCGGATCGATATCTCGGAAGGGACGATCTACCCGCTCCTGAAACGACTCAAGGATGAAGGGTATGTCACAACCTACCTCCAGGAGTCTGATGAGGGCCCCCCCAGGAAATATTACCGGCTTACGGAAAGCGGAAGGAAGGAAGAACATGAACAGAAAGACGAATGGATGCGGTTTGCAGCATCAGTGAATGCGCTTCTGGATGGGAAACATGACACTGCAAACTGAACAGGAATACATCCGTATCCTCAAAAGCAGGCTTGAGGGTGTACTCCCCAGGGATGAACTTGACGATCTCCTCTCGGACTATTCCGAGCATTTCCGGATAGGGAAATCGAGCGGGCGCACGGAGGACGACCTCTGCCGCTCGCTTGGATCCCCCGACGATGTTGCACGGGAAGTTAAGGCAACCCATTTTGTCAACAAGGCAGAATCCACCCGTTCGTGCGGCAATATATTCCATGCAGTTATTGCAACGCTCGGACTCGGGCTCTTCAACCTGGTCTTCGTACTTGTGCCCTTCATCGTTATCGTCGCCCTGCTTGTTGTCATCTTCCTTCTGGGTGTCGCCTTTGCGATATTCGGGCCTGCGGCATTCATCCTCTCGATCCTGCAGATCCTGGGTATTCCCGCCTTTGCCATCTGGCAGTCGCCGGCAGCAGGGACATTCTTCTCGATTGGGATCACAACATTCGGGCTCCTGCTCATTGCAGCCGCATTCTATCTGGCACGGTTCTTCTACCACCTCGGGATACGGTATCTCAAGTGGAACATCCGGATTATCAGGGGAACGGAGGATCTCTCATGAACCCGGAAAAAACCGGCACTGCCCACCTGACGCACGGACAGCGGTTCCTTGTCTGGTCGAAGATAAACCCGGTGAGGCTGGTGATGTGGCTTGTCGCCATCACCATTATCTCCTTTGTCATCGGGTTTGGGATCCTCGCCCTGTCCGGCGAATTTCCCCCGGCAACAGGCCACGATTTCTCTCCTTTCCGGAATACTGCCCTGATGTCTCCCAATATCACAACGATCCTGCTGGATGGTGCCCGGCAGGGTGAAGTGCATTTCAGCCTTGGTGCCGGTAAACTGGCCCTGCAGGGAGGAGCACCGCCCGATGCCCTCATGGAGGTGACGGTCTTCTCGAAGGCCCGGGAGTGGCAGCCAGATCTTTTTCGGAATATGAATACTTCGAAACTCTGTGTTGCCATAACGGAAAAAGGGCACAAGGCCAGGGAATGGTTTGCCGTAGATTCCCCGAACCATTGGGAGATCCGGCTCAATGACGATCTTCCCCTTGACCTTGACATTCACGTCGGGGCGGGAGACAGCCGGCTGGATCTTGGTACCCTTAACCTGAGTACCCTCACCATCAACAACGGTGCCGGTAATACCCGGATCGATCTTGGCGGCTATCATGGCGGCCGGTTCGATGCAGAGATCTCCAATGGAATTGGGGATTTAACAGTGTTTATACCCAAGTACAGCAATACCCGGATCGATGTAGACACCGGAGTCGGCGATGTCACCGGCTCCGGTCTCATCCGGGACAACGGAATGTTCACTACTGTCGGTTACAACCCGGCAATACCGGTGAATACAATCAGAATTAAACAGGGTATCGGCAGCATATCGCTGGAAGCGGTGTGATCCATGCCCCGGAGAATCCCCATGAACTCAAAATCAGTTGCAATTGTCATACTCCTGTTCGCGCTCCTGGTTGTGACAATACCCCCAGTCAACGGAGAGAGTGCCCCGACCGTAACGATCACCGATTACAAGATCAGCCCCGCCGTCCTTATGCCGGACAGCCAGGGCACCATCACCATAACCGTAAAAAATACGGCAAACAGCGCCCAGATGAGCGAGAAGTCCGGGCAGTTATCCGCTGATAACTATGCTACCGTGAAAACAACGGACATCAACGTCAATCTCGACAACGTGAAACTGGAAGGCAACGGGATCAAGGTGCTCTCCCGCGATTTTGACCGGGTAGGTGCTCTCGGTCCGGGCCAGTCCCAGCAGTTTACGTTCTCTATCCAGGCGCCTTCTGCAAACGGGATCTACTATCCTCAGGTCTGGATTGACACTGCCGGCGGGAAGAGCGTGAAATATCCCTTCCCGGTGAACGTTAATACCCCGCTCGGTATCCAGAAAAAAGCAATCATCATCCTTGACAGTACCCTGACCGGCAGCCAGAACCCCGGTGACGATATCCCGGTCCAGGTAACGGTCATGAATTCCGGCGAGATGCTGTCGGATGATGTTATCCTGAAGATCGAGAATATCAGCACCAGCATGGTTGCCCCGAAAAATGCCGATCTCTATCATCTTGGTGCCCTTTCGGCAGGCCAGAACAAGACCCTTGATCTCGTGTTACTTTCGGACAAGAAGATGACGGCAGGACTTGTCAAGGTCCCGGTTACCATCAGCTATAATGCGATTGACGGAACACAGAAGACCCAGACTTCAAGTATCGATATCCTGTTCAAGGGCAAGGCAGAGCTGGGTTTTGTCTCGGTGGACACAAGCCCCCCCCGGCTGACTGAGAACGCACCGTTCGATCTGACGATACGGATCGAGAATACCGGTACCGGCGATGCCAAGCAGGTCTCGGCAAAGGTGGACATCCCCGCTGAAGGAAAGAAGGAATCTTTCATCGGAAAGATCAAACCCGGTAATGACGCGCCCGCTCTCTTCCTTCTCGAAGGAGCCCCGGCAGGAACCCACCCGTACAACCTGACGGTGACCTATACCGACGACATGGGCGTCCACGTGATGAACCGGCAGATGACCCTCCGGGTACCGCCGACTGACAATTCCGGCAGCCTGATCTTCGGCCTCATCGTCCTTGGTATCCTCGGGTTCCTGGCCTACCGCTACTGGTACCTCCCGAAGTACAAGGGTGACGGGAAGTTCCCATGGGAAAGAAAGAGCTAAAAGTCGCGTTCCTCCTGGCCCTGCGCTCCCTCCAGCGGGGGAGCCGGTCCAGCGTGATCCTGACCGTGCTCATCATCGGGATGTGCTTCACCAACATGATCTTCCTTCCGGCCCTCTTCAACGGGATCGGGAAGAGCATCAGCCAGCAGGTTATTGACTACGAGATCGGCAACGTGCTCGTCAGCCCCAAGTCCGGGGATCGGTACGTGTATGACGTTGATGCCACGCTCTCGCTCATCAACGGCATGCCCGGTGTGGAACGGGCCACTCCCCACTTCTCCCGGGGAGCGACTCTCAAGTACCGCCAGCGCGTGCTCGGGGCTACCGTGCGGTCCATATCGCCCAATGACGAGAAGTCCATTTCCCCCCTGTACACCAAGATGATCGCCGGCAGTTACCTGGGTGACAGCGACGTCGGCGAAGTGATCATCGGAAAACCGGTTGCCGGCGACCCCACGATCAAGAGGGAGGACGAGTTCCAGCCCTCGCTCGGGGGCGTGCGCGTGGGGGACTCGATAACAATAGAATACGGGAACGGGTACACGAAGGAGTACCGGGTCAAAGGGATCTACTATACCGGCTGGGCAACTTCGGACAGTGCCGTATACGTGACAAGAACCGACATGGCGCTTGCGGAGGGCAAACCGCTCGATTATGCAGATTCCATCCTGGTCAGGACCAAGCCCGGGTATTCTGAGAAGTTCGTAAAGAATGAACTTATCCAGTACGGCGTATCGCAGAAAGTCCAGACAACGCGCGATCTCCTTGACAAGACCATGGGCCGGATCATGCAGAGTTTTGCGATCATGAACATGGTCTCCCTGCTTGTGAGCATCGTCATCACGACGGTCGTGCTCTTCATCATCATTACAATCAAGACCCTCAGCAGCCGCCGCCAGATCGGGATCCTGAAGGCCATCGGCGTGGACAAGGAAGTGATCATGCACAACTACGGGTTCCAGGTGATCATCCTGTCCATCCTGGGCATCATCCTTGGCCTCGCCTTAACGATGATCCTGGCAGCATACATGCAGGCCAACCCGATCGTCACACCCGACTGGTCAGCCGCCCTCTACCTGACACCCATGGATCTGGTCACCAACTCCCTGATCCTCTTTGCGGCGTCCGTTGTCGCAGGGTATGTTCCCGCGTACCAGGTCTCGCGCGAGGATATCCAGAACTCAATGAGGTCCTGAAATGATCGAGATATCAGAATTACGGAGAATTTACCGGATGGGCGATGTCGAAGTCAATGCCCTGGACGGCGTGACGATCAATATTACCAAAGGGGAGTTTTTAGGGATTATGGGGGCGAGCGGGAGCGGCAAGACCACGCTTCTGCACCTGCTCGGCCTCCTCGACGAACCTTCCTCCGGGAGGATCGTCATCGAGGGTACGGACCTGTGCAGCCTCACGGATTACGAGAAGACCATGTTCCGGCTCTACAAGTTCGGGTATGTCTTCCAGGACTATGCCCTGGTGCCCGACCTCACCGTCATGGAGAATGTCTCACTGCCCGCGATGCTCCGGAAAGACAGGGCCGACCAGCAGATACTCGACGACAGCCACGACATCCTGAAAAAGATCGGCCTCTTCGAACGCCGGAACCACCTGCCGCGGGAACTCTCGGGGGGACAGCAGCAGCGGGTCTCGATTGCCCGGGCCATGGTGAACAAGCCCGAGATCCTGTTTGCCGATGAACCGTGCGCCAACCTGGACTCCGAGAACTCCCGGATGGTGCTGGATCTCTTCAAGGAGATCAACGAGGAGATGGAGCAGACCATCGTGATGGTCTCCCACGAATCATGGCACCAGGAGTATTTCCACCGTATCGTCAGGCTCGGCGACGGGAAGGTCATCAGCGACGGGATAAACGGTCACGGGAAATGAATGCGCTGCATAGAATGGGTGAGGAGTAGTTCATGGGAAAGAGAGAGCTGAAAACTGCGTTCCTGCTGGCACTGCGCGGGCTCCAGCGGGGGAGCCGGTCCAGCGTTATCCTGACGGTCCTTATCATTGCGATGTGCTTCACCAACATGATCTTCCTGCCCTCCCTCCTCAACGGGATCGGTCAGAGCATCACAAAACAGATCGTGGATTACGAGGTATCCGATGTCCTTGTCGACCCGAAGACAGGAAACCAGTATGTCAATGATCTTGACGCCACGCTCGCTCTCATCAACGGTATGCCCGGCGTGGAACGGGCCACTCCCCGGTTCTCCAAGGGGGCGACGCTCATGTATCACAAACGGGTGCTCGGCACCACGATACGGGCCATCAAACCCAATGACGACAAGTACGTCTCTCCCCTGTACAAAACGATGGTAGCCGGCAGTTACCTGGGGAATGACGATACGGGCGAGATCATCCTCGCAAAGCCCGTTGCCGGTGATGCCACGATAAAGGAGGAGGACGAGTTCCAGCCTTCGCTCGGGGGCGTGAGGGTGGGGGACTCGATCACGGTCGAGTATGCCAACGGGTACACGAGGGATTACCGGGTAAAAGGGATCTTTAGTACCGGATGGTACGAGGCCGATGCTGCTGCCTACGTCACCTGGACCGACATGGAACAGGCGGAAGGAAAACCCCTGGATTACGCGGATTTCATCACGGTCAAGGCCAAGCCCGGGTACTCCCCGAAGTTCGTCAAAACCGAGCTGCTGCAGTACGGCGTTGCGGACCGCGTCCAGACCTCCACCGATGTCCTGGCCAAGAACATGGGCAAGATCCTCCAGAGCTATGCCATCCTGAACCTGGTCTCATTGTTCGTAAGCATCGTCATCACGACGGTCGTGCTCTTCATCGTCATCACCATCAAGACTATCAACGCCAGGAAGCAGATCGGTGTCCTGAAGGCCATCGGGGTGGACAAGGAAGTGATCATGCATACCTACGGGTTCCAGGTCATCATCCTTTCCCTCATGGGCATTGCGCTCGGGGTGATCATGACCATGATTCTCAACAAGTTCATGGAATATTATCCGGTCGTGACCGTTGACTGGTCCGCTTCGCTGTACATAACCCCCATGGACCTCGTGATGAACTCTGTCATCCTCTTTGCAGTATCCATTGTCGCGGGCTATGTTCCCGCGTACCAGGTCTCGCGGGAGGATATCCAGAGCGGGATGCGGGCCTGACTTCTGCTTGTTCCTTCACCTTTTTTCTCTTGTCCGCAGAATATACTGTAAGAGCCGTTACCCCCATGGACGAGATCCCCGTTGAAAAAATAGTCCGCTCACGGCGCAGGACAATCGCGCTCATCATCAATTCGGAAGCCCGGCTGATCGTCAGGGCCCCGATGAAAGCCTCTCTCGAGGTTATCAATGCGGTGATCCGGGAGAAGCAGTGCTGGATCCGGAAGAAAGTTGCCGAGATGAAGCAGCGGCCCCCGGTAACCGTACACAGGTACGAGGAAGGCGAGATCTTCTTCTTCCTCGGGAGAGCATACCCGCTGCACATCATCGAAGATGGCCGGGGGGTCATTGAACGCACCGACCGGCTGTGCGTCTCCCGTATGGGCGAGGCCGATATCTCCCGCCGGATTAAGCGCTGGTATATCGGGGAGGCACAAAAAGAGATCCGGTCGCGGTGCATGTGGTTCTCGATGACGACCGGGTACACCCCCGCATCGGTCCGCATCACGGATGCCCGCGGGCGCTGGGGTTCCTGCACGCACCGGGGCGGGCTCAATTTCAGCTGGCGTCTCATCCAGGCCCCGCTTGAGATTGTGGACTACGTGATTGTCCACGAGCTCGTCCATCTCCGGCAGCCGGATCATTCACGGAAGTTCTGGGCAAAAGTGCGGGAGATCATGCCGGACTACGAGCGGAGACGGGAGTGGCTCCGGGAGAATGAGCGGCTGCTGAGGATATGATGGCAGCTGAGAGGAATTACGGGACTAAAAAATTCCAAGATGCTGTAGTTTTTCGTTGATTTCAGCTGTCAGGGGAGGGTAACCCCCCGACCCCCTGTTTTATCAAGAGATTTCTTCAACCGTTTGAGATGCTATCCTTATGCAGGGATGCGATGCCCAAACGGCGGGGGCAGAGTCACGGTGAACCGGAGTTCCCCAAGAGCGATTGAATATTCTGACGATCATTCGACAGAGCAGGTTCCCCCCCCCTCATACTCCTTCCGTTCCGGCCGCGGCTGCATCCGCCCCATCCGGCGCTCCGGCTCCTCAAGGGAAGAAAAGCCGCACTTCATCATCTCATCTATTCTGAACTGCGGAAGGAAAAATAGTCTCATCCGCTCACGGCAGGCTGTTTTGTCATGATTCCCGAACACCTCCCTTATCATCCCCGCCGCCCAATAGAACAGGATGGATTCCTTTTATATCCGGCCGGAACTCCCGGAAGATATTCCCGCTATTTTAGAAGTCCAGTTCCAGGCGTTCGCGCAGGATGGCGAGGCACGGCTCGTGAGCGCCCTGCGCCACGATGGCAATATCAATCCCGAACTTTCCCTTGTTGCCGTGCACAAAAACAGGATCATCGGTCACATCCTCTTCTGCCCGATCACCATTGTTTCAGATTCCGTGGAGACCCCGGCGCTTGCGCTCGCCCCCCTTGCCGTACACCAGGATTTCCAGTGCATGGGGATTGGTGCAGCCCTCGTTGAAGAGGGGATCGGGGAATGCCAGCGCCTCGGCCACCGCATCGTGATCGTGGTTGGCCACCCCGGATATTATCCCCGCTTCGGTTTCACTCCTGCACGGAAATCCGGGATTCTCGCGCCGTTTCCCTGCCCGGATGAGGCGTTCATGGCCCTGCCCCTGAGGGCCGGGGCACTTGACGGGATTGGCGGGATGGTCAGGTACCCGGTGGCGTTCGATACGGTCGGTGCCCACACATCATAATCATCACTCACCTTTTTTTCCCACCGTGGCGAGGTAGATCAGGAACTGGTCTCTCCCGTTGATTCCCAGGATCCGGTTCATCTCATCGTCATCGAATGCCGCAATGGCACAGACCCCGCACCCGATGGCTTCTGCAGCAAGGTAGAGGTTCTGGCAGACATGCCCGGCATCGAGATGGAGGTCCCGGTATCCCCGCTCGCCATAGCGCCACGTCATGCGGTACGGGACCGCGGTCCAGAGAAAGACCGCACCGCTCCGGAACATGAACTGCTGGTTGAAACAGGCCTCCGTTATCCGAATTACGAGCGTGGGATCCGTATCTGTCTGCTGGAGCCGGTGGGAGAGAGCGAGATACCGGTACAGCCCCGGCACGAGTCCATCCACATCGTTTGCAAGGATGTATGTCTCGAACGCGTGGCGTGCCCCTGCGGAAGGGACGGTACGCAGGGTGGCGAGATTCCCGTGGATCGTCTTCACACCCAGGGTGCACCAGAGCAGGAACCCGAGTTCGTCAAGGGAAAGCGGTTCGCGGGCATAGGTCCGGATACTGGTGCGCCGTTCAATGGCCATACGGAGATCAACAGGGGGGATCTCAAGGGAATCCGGCCGTGGGAGGCTGAACAGGGGAATCGCCGGATCCGGCGGCAGTTCGAGCGGGGGTTGCCGGATGCCCTTCTCCTGGTCGCTCTTACCGATATAGCGGTACTTCGTTCTCTCCATGAACTCCTGCCCGGTTCCTTTTGGGGCCGGGTTACCTGGCCTTTGTTCTGTCATCGACGATCACCCTTTTGTGAAGGTATGCCCCAGAGAACGTCAGGTTATCGGTCCATATCTGACCTGGCGCTCTTCCCCCGCACGCTTATACTCTTCACCTTCCAAACTACTCCGGGATATTGTGACCGGTCCAGCTAACCACAGTAATGACAGCCTAGCCCGTGCACTTACCGGGTTTTCCAGCACTTCCGGTCACCCGACCATAACAGAAGATGCGGTAATCGGGCCCGATACAGTCCGCAAATATACCAATGAATTCTGGACCTCGCGCCAGCGCCAGGCCTCGTCGATTCACGAGATCTCGTACCGGGCCTGCTTCAAACCTCAGCTTCCCTGCTTCTTTATCAGCCTCCTGACCCGGCCGGGGGATGTAGTATACGACCCGTTCAATGGGCGCGGGACAACTGCCATCGAGGCAGCCCTTCTCGGGCGTAATGTGATCGCAAACGATGCGAGCCCCCTTTCCCGGATAATGACCGAAGCCCGTTTTTTTCCGCCAGATCTCATGGCAATCGAAAAACGCCTCGCAGATATCCCTGCCGGAAGCGGGCGGGCTGCAATTGATCTCTCCATGTTCTATCACCCGGATACCGAACGGGAGATCGTATCCCTCCGCCGGCACACTCTCGGGAGAGCAGAAGCCTCTCTCGATGATCATATCGATCACTGGATCGCCATGGTGGCGACAAACCGCCTGACCGGGCATTCGAAAGGGTTCTTCTCGGTGTATACCCTGCCCCCCAACCAGGCCGTCTCCCAGGGAAGCCAGAGGAAGATCAACGAGAAGCGGATGCAGACGCCGGAATACCGGGATACCCGGCAGATCATCCTTACCAAGACCAGGAGCCTCCTGCGTTCTGTAACCGGCACGGATGTGAAAAATCTGAACCGGGCCGGGAATTCTGCTCTCCTGCTCACGGGTGATGCCGGGAAGACTCCGAAAATTCAGGATGAATCAGTAAACCTGACCGTAACGTCGCCACCGTTCCTCGACATCGTGCAGTACCGCGAGGATAACTGGCTCCGCTGCTGGTTCAACGGCCTCGACGCAAACGAGATCGGGAGACAGATAACGATGGCCCGCACGGTTGAGCGGTGGGCGGAAGTGATGGGCCGGGTATTCCGGGAGCTCTTCCGTATTACCGTGCCGGGGGGGTACGTGGCATTTGAGGTCGGGGAAGTCCGGAACCGGACGATCCGTCT encodes the following:
- a CDS encoding SagB/ThcOx family dehydrogenase is translated as MTEQRPGNPAPKGTGQEFMERTKYRYIGKSDQEKGIRQPPLELPPDPAIPLFSLPRPDSLEIPPVDLRMAIERRTSIRTYAREPLSLDELGFLLWCTLGVKTIHGNLATLRTVPSAGARHAFETYILANDVDGLVPGLYRYLALSHRLQQTDTDPTLVIRITEACFNQQFMFRSGAVFLWTAVPYRMTWRYGERGYRDLHLDAGHVCQNLYLAAEAIGCGVCAIAAFDDDEMNRILGINGRDQFLIYLATVGKKGE
- a CDS encoding DNA methyltransferase; its protein translation is MTGPANHSNDSLARALTGFSSTSGHPTITEDAVIGPDTVRKYTNEFWTSRQRQASSIHEISYRACFKPQLPCFFISLLTRPGDVVYDPFNGRGTTAIEAALLGRNVIANDASPLSRIMTEARFFPPDLMAIEKRLADIPAGSGRAAIDLSMFYHPDTEREIVSLRRHTLGRAEASLDDHIDHWIAMVATNRLTGHSKGFFSVYTLPPNQAVSQGSQRKINEKRMQTPEYRDTRQIILTKTRSLLRSVTGTDVKNLNRAGNSALLLTGDAGKTPKIQDESVNLTVTSPPFLDIVQYREDNWLRCWFNGLDANEIGRQITMARTVERWAEVMGRVFRELFRITVPGGYVAFEVGEVRNRTIRLEEHVVPLGIAAGFSCECVLINQQTFTKTSNIWGVGNMEAGTNTNRIVVFKKPQ
- a CDS encoding ABC transporter permease, giving the protein MGKRELKTAFLLALRGLQRGSRSSVILTVLIIAMCFTNMIFLPSLLNGIGQSITKQIVDYEVSDVLVDPKTGNQYVNDLDATLALINGMPGVERATPRFSKGATLMYHKRVLGTTIRAIKPNDDKYVSPLYKTMVAGSYLGNDDTGEIILAKPVAGDATIKEEDEFQPSLGGVRVGDSITVEYANGYTRDYRVKGIFSTGWYEADAAAYVTWTDMEQAEGKPLDYADFITVKAKPGYSPKFVKTELLQYGVADRVQTSTDVLAKNMGKILQSYAILNLVSLFVSIVITTVVLFIVITIKTINARKQIGVLKAIGVDKEVIMHTYGFQVIILSLMGIALGVIMTMILNKFMEYYPVVTVDWSASLYITPMDLVMNSVILFAVSIVAGYVPAYQVSREDIQSGMRA
- a CDS encoding toast rack family protein, which gives rise to MNPEKTGTAHLTHGQRFLVWSKINPVRLVMWLVAITIISFVIGFGILALSGEFPPATGHDFSPFRNTALMSPNITTILLDGARQGEVHFSLGAGKLALQGGAPPDALMEVTVFSKAREWQPDLFRNMNTSKLCVAITEKGHKAREWFAVDSPNHWEIRLNDDLPLDLDIHVGAGDSRLDLGTLNLSTLTINNGAGNTRIDLGGYHGGRFDAEISNGIGDLTVFIPKYSNTRIDVDTGVGDVTGSGLIRDNGMFTTVGYNPAIPVNTIRIKQGIGSISLEAV
- a CDS encoding PadR family transcriptional regulator, producing MNIQFKKGVLEICVLSVLAHKDCYGYELVGEISKRIDISEGTIYPLLKRLKDEGYVTTYLQESDEGPPRKYYRLTESGRKEEHEQKDEWMRFAASVNALLDGKHDTAN
- a CDS encoding ABC transporter ATP-binding protein; translation: MIEISELRRIYRMGDVEVNALDGVTINITKGEFLGIMGASGSGKTTLLHLLGLLDEPSSGRIVIEGTDLCSLTDYEKTMFRLYKFGYVFQDYALVPDLTVMENVSLPAMLRKDRADQQILDDSHDILKKIGLFERRNHLPRELSGGQQQRVSIARAMVNKPEILFADEPCANLDSENSRMVLDLFKEINEEMEQTIVMVSHESWHQEYFHRIVRLGDGKVISDGINGHGK
- a CDS encoding N-acetyltransferase, with translation MDSFYIRPELPEDIPAILEVQFQAFAQDGEARLVSALRHDGNINPELSLVAVHKNRIIGHILFCPITIVSDSVETPALALAPLAVHQDFQCMGIGAALVEEGIGECQRLGHRIVIVVGHPGYYPRFGFTPARKSGILAPFPCPDEAFMALPLRAGALDGIGGMVRYPVAFDTVGAHTS
- a CDS encoding SprT family zinc-dependent metalloprotease, encoding MDEIPVEKIVRSRRRTIALIINSEARLIVRAPMKASLEVINAVIREKQCWIRKKVAEMKQRPPVTVHRYEEGEIFFFLGRAYPLHIIEDGRGVIERTDRLCVSRMGEADISRRIKRWYIGEAQKEIRSRCMWFSMTTGYTPASVRITDARGRWGSCTHRGGLNFSWRLIQAPLEIVDYVIVHELVHLRQPDHSRKFWAKVREIMPDYERRREWLRENERLLRI
- a CDS encoding FtsX-like permease family protein, producing the protein MGKKELKVAFLLALRSLQRGSRSSVILTVLIIGMCFTNMIFLPALFNGIGKSISQQVIDYEIGNVLVSPKSGDRYVYDVDATLSLINGMPGVERATPHFSRGATLKYRQRVLGATVRSISPNDEKSISPLYTKMIAGSYLGDSDVGEVIIGKPVAGDPTIKREDEFQPSLGGVRVGDSITIEYGNGYTKEYRVKGIYYTGWATSDSAVYVTRTDMALAEGKPLDYADSILVRTKPGYSEKFVKNELIQYGVSQKVQTTRDLLDKTMGRIMQSFAIMNMVSLLVSIVITTVVLFIIITIKTLSSRRQIGILKAIGVDKEVIMHNYGFQVIILSILGIILGLALTMILAAYMQANPIVTPDWSAALYLTPMDLVTNSLILFAASVVAGYVPAYQVSREDIQNSMRS
- a CDS encoding DUF1700 domain-containing protein; protein product: MTLQTEQEYIRILKSRLEGVLPRDELDDLLSDYSEHFRIGKSSGRTEDDLCRSLGSPDDVAREVKATHFVNKAESTRSCGNIFHAVIATLGLGLFNLVFVLVPFIVIVALLVVIFLLGVAFAIFGPAAFILSILQILGIPAFAIWQSPAAGTFFSIGITTFGLLLIAAAFYLARFFYHLGIRYLKWNIRIIRGTEDLS